A genomic stretch from Methanomassiliicoccales archaeon includes:
- a CDS encoding class I SAM-dependent methyltransferase codes for MAHQFKAGNKEMLKGLPRREVQPAEEIVERASPRTGEVCADLGAGTGYISIPLSREVKAVVALDSQREMLDTLGASLAPGQGENIWPLLGELPELPFADGSLDRIFVVNVLHEFEDRDRFVKEIRRALKEGGRVSLVDFQKRPTSFGPPVEERIDIGDVEAIFAGFISLESWSFDEFYQFELARD; via the coding sequence ATGGCTCATCAGTTCAAGGCTGGTAACAAGGAAATGCTCAAGGGCTTGCCTAGGCGAGAGGTCCAGCCGGCGGAGGAGATCGTGGAGCGGGCATCACCGCGCACAGGAGAGGTATGCGCGGACCTGGGCGCAGGGACCGGTTACATCTCCATTCCGTTGTCGCGCGAGGTGAAGGCGGTGGTCGCACTCGATTCGCAAAGGGAGATGCTCGATACCCTCGGCGCCAGTCTCGCACCGGGGCAGGGGGAGAACATATGGCCATTATTGGGAGAACTGCCCGAACTGCCTTTTGCGGATGGCTCACTGGATCGGATCTTTGTCGTCAATGTCCTCCATGAGTTCGAGGACCGGGACAGGTTCGTGAAGGAGATCAGAAGGGCCCTCAAGGAAGGAGGCCGAGTCTCCCTGGTCGATTTCCAGAAGAGACCGACCAGTTTCGGTCCACCGGTGGAAGAGAGGATCGACATTGGAGATGTCGAGGCCATCTTCGCCGGGTTCATATCCCTGGAGAGCTGGAGCTTCGATGAGTTCTATCAATTCGAGCTCGCCCGGGACTGA